In the genome of Pseudopipra pipra isolate bDixPip1 chromosome 4, bDixPip1.hap1, whole genome shotgun sequence, one region contains:
- the PAPSS1 gene encoding bifunctional 3'-phosphoadenosine 5'-phosphosulfate synthase 1 has translation MELPESQCKKVKLSNRVPSWGMQRATNVTYQAHHVSRNKRGQVVGTRSGFRGCTVWLTGLSGAGKTTVSMALEEYLVCHGIPCYTLDGDNIRQGLNKNLGFTPEDREENVRRIAEVAKLFADAGLVCITSFISPYTQDRNNARQIHEGASLPFFEVFVDAPLHVCEQRDVKGLYKKARAGEIKGFTGIDSEYEKPEAPELVLKTDSCDVNDCIQQVVELLQERDIVPVDASYEVKELYVPENKLQLAKTDAESLLTLEINKVDMQWVQVLAEGWATPLNGFMREREYLQCLHFDCLLDGGVINLSVPIVLTATQEDKERLDGCTAIALVYEGCRVAILRNPEFYEHRKEERCARQWGTTCKEHPYIKMVMEQGNWLVGGDLQVLDRIYWNDGLDQYRLTPAELRQKFKEMNADAVFAFQLRNPVHNGHALLMQDTHKQLLERGYRRPVLLLHPLGGWTKEDDVPLMWRMKQHAAVLEEGILNPETTVVAIFPSPMMYAGPTEVQWHCRSRMVAGANFYIVGRDPAGMPHPDTGKDLYEPTHGAKVLTMAPGLRALEIVPFRVAAYNKKKKCMDYYDSNHHEDFDFISGTRMRKLAREGQNPPEGFMAPKAWTVLTEYYKSLEKA, from the exons ATGGAGCTGCCCGAGAGCCAGTGCAAGAAAGTCAAACTGAGCAACAGGGTGCCGAGCTGG GGAATGCAAAGGGCAACCAATGTTACCTACCAAGCTCATCATGTCAGCAGGAATAAAAGAGGCCAAGTGGTAGGAACAAGAAGTGGTTTTCGTGGATGCACAGTCTGGTTAACAG GTCTGTCTGGTGCTGGGAAGACTACAGTGAGCATGGCACTGGAGGAGTATTTAGTATGCCATGGTATTCCATGCTACACATTGGATGGTGACAATATTCGCCAAGGCCTTAATAAGAATCTGGGTTTCACACCAGAAGATAGAGAAGAAAATGTCCGTCGTATTGCTGAAGTTGCTAAATTGTTTGCAGATGCTGGTTTGGTGTGCATTACTAGTTTCATCTCTCCTTATACTCAG gatCGTAATAATGCCAGACAAATTCATGAAGGGGCAAGTTTACCTTTTTTTGAAGTATTTGTAGATGCTCCATTGCACGTCTGTGAGCAGAGAGATGTTAAAGGACTCTATAAGAAGGCCAGGGCTGGAGAAATTAAAG GTTTTACTGGGATTGACTCAGAGTATGAAAAACCGGAAGCCCCAGAGCTTGTGCTGAAAACTGATTCCTGTGATGTGAATGATTGTATACAGCAAGTTGTGGAACTTCTTCAAGAGAGG GACATTGTACCAGTGGATGCCTCTTATGAGGTGAAAGAGCTTTACGTGCCAGAAAACAAGCTACAGTTGGCCAAAACAGATGCTGAGTCTCTGTTAACCTTGGAAATAAATAAG GTGGATATGCAGTGGGTGCAAGTGCTAGCAGAAGGTTGGGCAACACCCCTGAATGGCTttatgagagagagagaataccTACAGTGCCTTCACTTTGACTGTCTCCTTGATG GGGGAGTTATTAATCTGTCAGTGCCTATAGTGCTAACGGCTACTcaagaagacaaagaaagacTCGACGGGTGTACAGCAATTGCGCTGGTGTATGAAGGTTGCCGTGTTGCCATTCTCCGTAATCCCGAATTCTACGAGCACAGGAAAGAGGAACGCTGTGCTAGGCAATGGGGAACGACATGCAAGGAACATCCCTATATCAAG atGGTTATGGAGCAAGGGAACTGGCTTGTAGGTGGAGATCTGCAGGTCCTTGATCGTATTTATTGGAATGATGGATTAGATCAATATCGTCTCACTCCAGCTGAACTAAGGCAGAAATTCAAGGAAATGAATGCCG ATGCTGTCTTTGCATTCCAGTTACGCAACCCGGTGCACAATGGCCATGCTCTTTTAATGCAGGATACCCACAAGCAACTTTTGGAACGTGGCTACCGGCGCCCAGTTTTGCTCTTGCATCCTCTTGGAGGCTGGACAAAGGAGGATGATGTTCCTCTGATGTGGCGCATGAAGCAACATGCTGCAGTCCTGGAGGAGGGAATCCTGAATCCAGAAACAACAGTGGTAGCtatattcccttcccccatGATGTACGCTGGACCAACTGAG GTTCAGTGGCACTGCAGATCACGGATGGTTGCAGGAGCTAACTTCTACATTGTAGGGCGAGATCCAGCAGGGATGCCACACCCTGACACTGGGAAAGATCTGTATGAACCAACCCACGGTGCCAAAGTGTTGACAATGGCTCCAGGCCTCCGAGCACTGGAAATTGTACCCTTCAGGGTTGCAGCttataataagaaaaagaaatgcatggATTATTATGACTCTAATCA